ACGTCCGGGAAATGGCTAAATTTTCTGACGGGATCCTTATTTTCTATGGAACCTGCGGTCATGTTCTGGGAGGATTGGAAAGAGATTTTGCAGACCTTGAATGCCCTCTTTTTTTCCTTAAAGACAGCTCCGGAGAAATCGTTGAAGATTGCATCAGTGCAGCCCTTGGAGGAAATGATGCATATGCAGGAGCCATGCTTGAATGCAGGGGCAAAGGTACTATTTACCTGACACCCATGTGGGCTTCAAGCTGGAAAATGCTTGAAAAGGAGTCAGGAAACAGGGACTTAAACAACAGGTATTTGAAAAACTCGAGGTACTGCCTGGCTGCAAAAATAGACTCCGGGATTTTATACGACCCTTACTTTGATAGGAATGTGGAAGACTTTGCCCTCACTTTTGGCATGAAAATTATTAATATGAGCGGAAGTTCTGAAGTTGCAGAAAAGTCCTATCTTGCTGCAAGAAAGGCGGTTCTAAGGAAGACATAAATTAAGTATTTTTCTAAATTAAGTATTTTTCTAAATTAAGTATTTTTCTAAATTAAGTATTTTTCTAAATTAAGTATTTTTCTAAATTAAGTATTTTTCTAAATTAAGTATTTTTCTAAATCAAGTATTTTTCTTATTATTGTAAGGTCCGCCGAAATCCTGTCGAAAGATAATATTTAAGTTTTTGAGATTGCTTATATAAGTTCACTTTTATTTTTTCCTGAAACTAATAAATTCAAAAGAAAAAGTTAATAATATTTATGCTTAAATTTATTTAATGTGTCTCCTAAATCTTATATAGTTTCTATTCTTTTAATATTAAATAATATATTAACCTCAGGCTCCTCTTTACTTTTAAGTTATTGGGGGTATGGCAATAGATATTAGTAAAAAGGTTCTTATTATCACCCTCTTAATTTTTACAGTTCTTACAGCCTCATTTACATTCACACATAACATGCAGCTGTCCAACTTTTTGGAGCTTGAACGGGCTGATACATTTGAGAATGTAGAGAGGGTGCAGAACGCTGTTGCTACTGAGCAGAGTTACCTTGATTACATTGTCCAGGACTGGGCGTGCTGGGACGATACATATCAGTTTATTGAAGACAAAAATCCGGAATACATTCAGGTTGACCTGCAGAATCAAACGCTCAGCGGGATTAATGTAAATGTTATGATTTTTGTTAATAATTCCGGGAAAGTTGTGTATGTAAAATCCGTCAACACCAGCACGGCAGAAGAAGCACCCGTCCCCAGAAAACTCCTTGCAATGATAGAAGATGGGAGTCTTCTTACAGAAGGTGAGAACGATTCTATAAGCGGTTTTGTTTTGCTTGATGAAGATCCTATGTTTATTGCGTGCCACCCTATTTTGACGACAAAATATGAAGGACCTTCAAGAGGCACTCTCATTTTTGGGAGATATTTTGATGATGCTTTACTTGAATCTTTTAAAAAAGTTACACGTTCTTCTCTTTTAATGTACAGGGCAGATGAAGAGATGCCCCAGGATTTTCAGAACAAAATTAAAAACTTTTCCCAAAATTCGGACAATATTGTGGTTGATCCTCTGAATAAAAAACAGATCGCAGGTTATTTCGGCTTGAAAGATATAAAAGGGGATATTGCTCTCATTCTCAGGGCGGACTTCCCGAGGGAACTTTATTTACACGGTGAAAGAACCCTCAATTATATGTACTTTTTTTTGCTTTTGACAGGACTCATGACAGGGGTGGGGGTCAAATTTGTTCTGGATAAACTATTTATTTCAAGATTAGTCGAAGTCGATGACTTCGTAACAAGAGTCAGGTCGGAAAAAGATCTTTCTCAAAGATTGTCTCTGGAAGATAATGACGAGTTATACCGCCTGTCAAGAGAAATAAACGGGATGTTAAATGAGATTTATCTGGCAGAACAGGAGTTAAAAGCCCAGGCACGTGAAAAGAAAGTCCTGCTTGACTCACTTAACGAACTGGCAGTTTTTGTGGACACGGAACTAAAAATAATCTGGGCAAACAAAGCTGCACTCGAATATATGAATATGGGTCTTGAGAAAGCAATTGGAGTCTGTCTTAAGGTCGCTCCGGGCATAAGCGGATCTTTAGTTGAACATCTGAACCTTGAAGAGATCTTTACCACAGGTGAGAAGAAATCAGGGGAATATACCGCACAGGACGGAAGAGTATGGTTTGCCCAGGCAATTCCTGTACCTGACGAGCAGGGAAAAATCATAGGCATTCTCCAGACATGCAGGGATGTCACTGAAAGAAAAGAAGCTGAAAGGCTGCTCCATGAGAAGCAGATCGCAGAGATTGCAAACCGTACCAAGAGCGAATTCCTTGCAAATATGAGCCACGAGCTCAGAACCCCTCTTAATTCAATAATAGGGTTCTCTGATCTTTTATACGAAAAAGTATATGGAGAGCTTAATGAAAAACAGGCCCGGGCTGTTGGGAATATCTCAAGGAGTGGCAAACACCTCCTGAATCTGATTAACGATATCCTCGATCTCTCTAAAGTGGAAGCAGGAAAAATGGAACTTGATTATAAAGAGTTTGAACTTGCCGGCAAGCTCAATGCAATAAAAAGTTTGCTGTCTCCTATTGCAGACAGGAAAAACATTGAAATTGATATTGAAGTGGATAAGGGCCTTACACATATCCGTGCCGACGAAGCCAGGTTTGTCCAGATAATGTATAACCTTATGGATAATGCCATAAAATTCTCTCATGAAAATGGACTTGTAAAGGTAAGGGCGGAAAGGAAAGGAGATCTTGTAGAAATAACGGTTAAAGATAAAGGAATCGGGATAAAAGAAGAAGACCAGTGCAAGCTCTTCAAGCCCTTCAGCCAGGTTGACTCCTTTTCTTCAAAAACATTCCAGGGTACAGGCCTTGGCCTCTCTCTGGTTAAACAGATTGTTAACCTTCATGGGGGCGAAGTCTGGTTTAACAGCAAAATAGGAGAAGGAAGTACTTTTGCTTTTACAGTTCCCATTGACGGAAATAATAATTAAAATACCAGATAACAGAAAGAATACCAAAGATGAACCATAATAATGCGAAATAAAGTCGCCCGACAGTACAGAAACGGCTGAAGACCTGAAGCCTTAAAAAAGTAAAAAAGGACTCTGAGTAAGAGAGTTTTAAAAATAGCTAATCCTTATACTGAATTTCCAGTTTTTAATCAAAATGTAGGCTCCTCGATTTCCGAGCAGAAATCAATGTTCGGAGATGTCACTTTTATTTCATACAATTCCATCCTACCTGTTTCTGGCTCATATGTTTCTATCTCATGGCAGGCGAGTTCCTCTTTCTGGAAGTTTAAAAGTTCTTTCAGAGTAAAGACTGCATATCTACTTTTTCCTTTTCTGGACTCTCTAAGCTGGTCATAATCAAAATAAAGGTCATCATAGCTTACCACATGCCTGAACCATTCAACCGGGACAGGAAGCCGATAGAGAAGCGGGATTACGGATTCAAAATAGTTCCTGCAAACTTTTTTTCTTGATAGCTGGCACCAGTCATCTATCGAAAATTTTACTTTTCCGGATTCGACTGTAAAAACAACAGGATAAATCTTGCAAATTACAGGTTTAAAGTCCCTGCACTCACATAGTTCAGTTTCCGTATTCAAAAAAGGGCATAATTCTCCAAGTTTTAATACATGTATAAGCGTACCATCATCCATTTCCAAAACGTCCAGGTACTTTAGTTTAAATTCCGAAAGACTCATACCCATTTTTTTTGCCATATATTCCTTTTCTCCGGGCAGCAGAGTTCCTATTTTATTATGCTCGCAGGCACCTCCGCATTTATTGCAGACATTGAACGTATTCTGGTTACTGCCACTGAACGTCCTATGAAACTTCTCATATATGTTCATGGGTATTTTTTGGAATCTCAATATAAAAACCTCAATTCTGTTACACTGAGTATATTGGATATATTTTTTTTAAGTCATATTTACATCTATGCCTCAAAATAACTTTTTTTGTCCATTTAATTAAAAAAAGTAACAAGTTTGATTTCAAATGAAAAAACCGCTATATTTACAGTTTTCAAATGAGGAGGAGGGTATAATAAGTTTAGAAAGTAACGCAACTTTTTTGTAATTAAAATTAAAAAATAAAAAAATTATGCAGACAGACATTTACAAAGGGAAAAAGGAGCCTGGGCTTCATTATAAAAAATTTTATGTATTTTTCATTTCATTTACTTAAATTAAATACAAAAGTGCAGGGTAAAGTATAAGAACTACGGATTGAAGTGTAAAATCTTGGAAAAATTATTATTACCCTGACCTGTAACCTTACTGGTCATAGAAAATCTTGTATGTTTTCGCTTTTTTCTTTTTTTTAAATTTTCTTAAGTTGCGGCAGGAGTTTATATAATTTTAATGCCATCAAAATCCAGGGAAGTCAATAATCGCGACCTGAATTTCTATAAAACGTAATTATCATGATCCGAATTTCTATGAAACGCAATTATATCTATTCTTAAATAAACAATTGTATCTTATTTTTGAGTATTAGTCAAAAGCACATAAAAAATTCTGGCAGATTAGCAATCCTTATATATTTTTTGATTTTATTTTAACTGTAGATATTTGCACTTCAGCTTATAATTTCAGCTTATAGCAATAGATTATTATCTGCCAGGATGCAGTTATTTTTTCCGGCAATTTCTTGGTGATCTGGATGGATATTAGTAAAAAACTCTTGATAGTTACTTTTTCAATATTTGCTTTATTTACTGTACTTTTAATAACTGCATCCCACTCCATCCTGCTGGAGAGTTTTTCGGATCTTGAAGAGCAGGACACCGAAAAAAATACCGGGAAAATCGAGCAGGCAATAGCCTGGGAAATTATGTCTATTGACCGAACTGCACGGGACTGGGCTTTCTGGGATGATACTTATGATTTTGTGAATACCTTAAATCCTCAATACATAGAATCAAACCTTGACGGCAATACTCTTTACAGTCTGGATCTCAATCTCATGCTTTTTGTAAATAAGTCAGGAGCCCTGGTCTATCCGATGTCCGTAGATCTCATAAACGAGACAGTTGTCCCGGTTCCTGCGGGGATTATGGAAGGTATTGACAGTGGAGTCCTTATAGCCCATAATGATACGGATTATATACACGGGGTCGTCCTTCTGGATAACGGACCGATGCTTGTTGTTTGCCGGCCAATTCTAACAGGTCCCGGAGAAAGTCCGCATGCCGGAACTCTTATTTTTGGGAAATACCTCGATAATTCATATAGAATGTTTCTTGAAAACCGTACCAAGACATCTCTTGAACTCTATACTTTGAACCAGGAAATGCCCCCCGATTTTCAGGAGGCATTTAATAAAATTGCCCTTGGAGAGAAAAGTCCCTTTATAATCCTTGGCAATGAAAGGGTAGCCGGATATTTTGCATTGAGGAATACTACCGGAGAACCTGTAGCTATTGTGAGAGCCGATTATCCCCGTGAACTCTATGAACAGGGCGAAAAAACTCTGTATTATATCTACATTTTCCTGCTGATCAGCGGGATCGCTACAGGGGCTGCAACCAAGTTCAGCATCGACCGCCTTCTTGTTTCTAGATTGATTACAATTGATAACTTCCTTAAGAAAGTAAAAAGAGATAAAGATACCTCAAAAAAGCTGGAAATGGAAGGGGAGGATGAGATCCACAGGCTTTCAAAAGGCATCAATGATATGCTTTTCAGCATCAGACTTGCCGAGCAGGAGCTGAGGGCGAGTGAATATGAAAAGAAGTTTATTTTAGATTCTCTTGAAGAAATAGTGGTTTTGAGAGACCCGGAATTTAATGTCCGCTGGGCAAATCAAGCTGCTCTTAAAAACAGGGATCTTTTAATGATCGAAAATAAAGAAACAGCTCTGAATATCCCGGTTAATGATAGAGAAATTTCCCCTGGACTCCAGCTACCCGGGGCACCGATCTGGACAGACCATGAGTTTACTTCGCCGGAAGGAAAGACCTGGCTGCTCAGGTTAAAACCCATATGTGGCGAGACCGGAAACATCATCGCATACCTGGAAACCGGAGTGGAAATAACTGAACGGAAAAAATATGAAATTGAACTTTTCCGTGCAAAACAGGATGCAGAGGTCGCAAACTATGCCAAGAGCGAGTTCCTTGCAAATATGAGCCATGAACTCAGAACCCCTCTAAATTCAATAATAGGGTTCTCTGACCTGCTGCATGATAAAGTATATGGGGAACTCAATGCAAGACAGCTCAAAGCTGTAGGGAATATTTCAGGCAGCGGAAAACACCTGTTGAACCTTATCAATGAGATCCTTGACCTTTCCAAAGTAGAAGCGGGAGGATTTGAACTTCATTACAGCACTTTCTGGCTGGCTGATGTATTTGCTGAAGTCAGGGATATGCTATTTCCGTTTGCTGCCAGCAAAGGAATAAAATTGGAGCTTGAGATTGAAAAAGACCTTCCAGGTATTTATGGGGATAGGGAGAGGATCACACAGGTCCTGAGCAACCTGATGACAAATGCGGTTAAATTTTCAAATGAAAACAGCTGTGTAAGGGTAAAAGCATCACAAAACAATAACTTTATTGAAGTTTCCGTCTCAGACGAAGGGATAGGAATTGCGGCAGAAGACCACGATAAACTCTTCAAGCCTTTCAGCCAGATAGACTCTTCTTCGTCCAGAAAATATCAGGGAACCGGACTTGGCCTTGCTCTCGTAAAGGAAATTGTGCAGCTTCACGGCGGCGCAGTCTGGTTCAAAAGCGAAGTGGGAAAAGGGAGCACCTTCGGTTTTTCTATTCCACTTCATGTATGAATGAATACGAGGTAGCAAAATTGAAAATATTAAATTGTCGGAATTATCATCTTCGACCTGATTTATATTCTGATAACTCTCTGGCATGTTATTCCAGTATACAGGAGCATTTTCAAGCCGTAAATCCAGATCTATGAAATACTTATCATTATAGTAATACCAGATTTCCACAGCCGGATACGCACTGTTACGGTATTTGTCATAGCCTTTTTCGGAAGAATCTGCAGATACCAGTTCTGAACTGTCATCATCGTAGTAGGGTCCGTCCGTGGGGTCCAGAGGGAACCATTTTCCGTCTTCATAAACCTCAACCCAGGCATGTCCACCACTGACCTCTCCGAAATCGACTTTTCCTACCACAACCCTGACTGTACTCCCATTATATTCTCCCGAGGCTATCAGAAGGGAAGCGAGGGTATTTGCCTGTTCTTCACAGTCACTGGCAGGTTCACCATATACAGGATTGCTCAAATATGAAGATGTCTCTTCCAGGAACGCAGCTGGAGTTAGCCATTTTTCCTCTACATTATTCAATGTTTCATCTGATACCCAGACCCATGAGAGAGCTGATTCATAAATCTCATATTTATCATCAAGACCGTTTTCTTCTAGATAAGACCTCACAGCCAAGGCATCCGGGGTGACATATGCCCGGTAACTGGAGCTTATATTCTCACTCTCCATTGACTGCTCTTTCATGAAATTATTAAACTCTTCTCTTTCAGGGATTCCACTTCTTACTGGCTCTTCTCCTGCGAAAGCAGGAGGAATCTGTTCCGGGTTTCCCCTCCTGATAAATGGACTCCTGTGCCGCATCGCATGGTCTCTATTCTTCATCCTTTCCCCCTGCCCGGGCGGCAGATCGAATTTCCGGTCCCAGTTTTCAACAATATAACATTTGTTTTCAAAAATATCTATCAGACGGAAGTACCAGCTTCCTGAAATCCGGTTTTCGACAGTCGAACGGCAAAAACCGGTATCATTTTCAGCGGCTTCAGAAATATTACCCCCGGAGATACCCCCGGAGATAGCGTCATAAATATCAGTTATATAACCGGTTTCCCGGGCCAGGGAACTTCCTGTCTCCAGGTCTTCACAGGCAAAAAAAGATGCTGTCATTATAAAGGCAGTCAGTAAAATCATGCCATTTCTTTTCATCCTGTTACCTGCCGTCCTGTTTACCTTTCATCTTAGTTCCTGACTGTTTTTTTTCAATTTTTTGCACAGGAACTCTCATATTTCAGCAAACTTCATGATCCGGATTTCTGGATTTTCAAGCCTTAGAATTCCAAAATTTTTATGTTTTTCATTTTAAGCAGTATTTTCTTTTTAGGAGATCTCTCCCTGAACGGACTTTCAGCTATTGGCTCGGATATATGTAGAAAAGTTTCAGATCCTTTCTAGCAAATTCCGGGTCATGGGTGGAATTCCCGGATACAGGAATAAGAAGATAGTGAAAATTTTCTTACCTGTTTATTGAAAAAATTAAGAAATAAGGGTAGACTTTTTCTTAATTTTTTATGTTTTCTTTTAGATGTTTTCTTTTAGATGTTTTCTTTTAGATGTTTTCTTTTAGATGTTTTCGTTTTTATCTTTTCGTTTTTATCTTTTCTTTTTTTATTTTTTTTATTTTTTATCCCTTGTTTCAAATTTTTTGTCAGTTCATTCGTATCTTAAAGCATCTACAGGCCTCAGTTTTGATGCCCTGTAAGCCGGTACCACACCTGAAATTACACCTATTACGATTGCAAGGATAAGCCCGAAAGCCATAAGGTCAGGTGCAAGATACAGTCCCGAATCCCCTCCTCCCATCATAGTCATTCCAAGCAGCGGGAAAAGGGTCGAAACAAAAGCTCCCAGGATTACTCCAAGGATGCCTCCTACAAGCCCTACCATTGCAGAGTTGAAGAGAAAGATCATGAGTATATCCCGGTTTTTAGCTCCAATCGCTTTCATGGTGCCTATCTCCTTCGTCTTTTCAAGGACAGAGGTGAACATGGTGTTGGCAATACCCACTGCCCCTACAAGCAGGGATACGGCTGCGATAGCCCCGAGGAAGAGGGTCATCGAACTCGTCATTTCAGTAACAGATTCAGCCATGGACTTTGAGGCACTGACAGAGAAATCCCTGTCATCTTCTCGAATAATATGCCTTGAGATCATGAGTTTGTCTTCAATATCTTCCATCAGCCCGTCCACAAGGTCTTCACTCTTTGCTTTTACCGTGATGGTATCGAAGACATCTTTTTCTGCATCGTCAATCAGGTTTACTGCTGCGTCCATTGGCACGTAAATGCTTCTGTCACCCTGTCCCTCTTCTTCAAGAATACCAACGACCCTCACTGATTTGCCATTGATTGTTATTACCTGATTGATTCCTATTTTCTGGTCATAAGTATCACTGGCAACGCCGCTCCCTATAACTGCGACATACTTATCAGATGGCTCGAGAAGCCTTCCGGACTGTGTTTTAAGGCTGGTCATGTACTGCCATACCTGGGTGTCCACACCTGTGATCGTCATGGTCGCATTCTCTCCTGCGTAAACCACAGGTTCACTGCCGGAAATCTGCCCTGCAATGTACTCAATTCCTTCCAGCCCCCGAAGCGCATCAATATCATCATCAGTTAATTCGACATCCGTTGTCGTAGCTCCGGGGCCTCTGCCTCCCGGACCGGGCATGTTTGACATTGCTTTTGTATATCCCGGGGAAATGCTTATCAGAGTAAGGTCCATTTCAGCAAGCCTGCTCTGAACCTGCTCTTCCATAGCATTCCCGAGGGATAGGATACCAACAACAGACCCTATCCCTATAACTATCCCTATAATGGTCAGCCAGCTCCTTAGCTTGCTGTGCACAAGCATGTTCAGGCCCATTTTCAGGTAGGTTGAATTTCTCATTTTACATCCTTCTGCAATATACAGGCTTATTTTCAGTCTCTGAGTGTTTTAATGTCAGTTTTCTGCTCTCCAGGATTCTTATTCCCAGATTTTTTATTTTTCATCAACTGTATCTTTTCCTGTATTTTCCTGCGGTACACAAGTGCCCCACCCGCGAGCAATATCACTGCAATATAAGGCAGATAAGAGCTTATTCCTCCGCGTTTGCCCGGTCCTTCTGTCTGTGCAGGCATGCTTCCTCCGGAAAGCTCGAGTTCTACTTCCTTATCCACGGTTATTCTTTCCCCTTTTGCATCCGTATATTCAATCTGGACTTTCAGAGGTTTGTTTTCCACGGAAGCAGCAGTTAAATTTTCTTCTTCCACGCCTGCTTTTGCCGTCCCGGGTATTCGTGAACCGCCTTCCTGAGACGCCTCTGCACCCTGTGTGCTCAAAACGTCAAAGGAAGCTATTGTGTAGTCTCCTTTCTCAAGGTTTCCTACAATTGTTGAGGAACTTCCCGATACTTTGTAATTTTCCTGTTTCGGAACAGATACTTTCACCGAATACGCTATATTGTTGCCTACATTTGCAACCGAAAGCGAGACTTCCCCCTCATCACTTTCAGAAAAGGACACATCAAAGTCGGTTTCTCCGCCTACGAAAACTCCTGCTGTGGTGTTGATAGTATTTTCATTTGATTCATAGTCTTCAAGAACCATATTTATGTCAAGTGTGTAAAGGCCCGGCTCTGCGTTCACATCCGCCATTACTGCGTAAACAATTTTTACGGACTCTCCAGCATCCAGGTATTTAATGTATTTTGTATTATCCGAATACACCGGCAGGACCACCCCTTCAGGGTCTTTCCAGGAAATTACCATGTTCTTCAGAGGCGAAGTTCCGGTGTTTGTTACTATAAATTCGAGTGTTTCTTCTTTTGCAATGTCAATATTTGCCTTGTCTATTGTCACAATCTGGGCGTATTCTTTTCCCCTTACCTCGAGAGTTATGGTTTTTCTAGTGGTGTACGTGGTTGATGAAGACCCTGACCCGCTTTTGTAAGTGGTGACGATGTCGATATCATAAGTACCTGCAGATGCGCCGGCATCTGTCATCAGTTTGAACTTGAGGACTCCTCCCTCATTGTCGTCCTGTCTTGCATTCAGATAGGAAATGCTCTTTTCAAGGGACTGCCCGGAAATTCCTGTGAAAGGATATTCAGGGTTTACTTTGACAGTAATATCTTTCAGGTCTTTTGTACCAACGTTCTGCACGCTGACAGTAAGTTCAACAGTTTCTCCGGGGCGCGCAGTGTCAGGGTTCTGTTTTGTCATGTTAACCTCCAGGGATGAAGAATTTATATTTCCGTTTGATGCCCCTAGAGCTGTTCCAGCCCCCAGGCATATGAATATTGAAAATAACAATAAGATTGCCAGTAAAGAGAATTTCCTCATTTTTATTCCTCCGTTCCGTTTTTCCTGCGCTCCTCGATTTTTTCTATTTCCCCGTCCCTGATGTACACTACCCGTGTTGCATATTTTACCAGGTCAAGGTCATGGGTTACTATAATGATTGTTTTCCCTTCTCTTTCGTGCAGCCCGTCCAGAAATTTCAGGATGTAATCTCCTGTTTTGGTATCCAGGTTTCCTGTAGGCTCATCTGCCAGGATTATAGGCGGATTTACAGCAAGGGATCGTGCTATTGCAACCCTCTGCCTCTGCCCACCCGATAGCTGAGAAGGCAGGTTCTTTTTCTTGTTTGAAAGCCCGACAATATCAAGAAGGTATGATGCTTTTTTTCGGGCTGCCTCCCGGTTCTCTTCCTGAAATTCCAGAGGCAGGAGTACATTTTCTTCCGTGCTGAGTGTGGGAATCAGGTTAAAACTCTGGAAAATGAAGCCTATCATCTGCCCGCGGATTCTTGCAAGCTCGGATTCATCAAGTTCTGAGATATCTTCTGAGTTAAGGTACACCGTACCTTCTGATGGTATGTCCAGGCAGCCCAGCAAATTCATAAGTGTACTTTTACCGCTCCCGCTAGGTCCCAGAACAACCAGGAATTCCCCTTCGTAAATCTCCAGGTCTATTCCTTTAAGGGCTGCAAACTCGACCTCTCCCATCTGGTAGATTTTCCAGACGTTGGTCAGTTTAATTAGAGGTTCTCTTTCATCCCGGGTGATTCTGCTTATCCCCGGGCTTTTAACATAGCTGCCTGAAAAACTAACATAAGGGTTATTTTCCAGGTACGCCCCTGAATCTTTCTCACCTGACCCGCTGTCTGATTCACCGTTAAAACTCGCCGCTTTTTCCAGTGAATCCATTATTTTTGAGGAATTAAACCTGGTTTTAAATGTTTCTATTATTTCAGTAAGTGTCATGGATACCTCTAAAATCCCAGCCTTATTCAGGCTCAATTTTCAGGCTGAACTGAGTCTTTTCAGAGTTGTTTGAGTTTGATTTTTCTTTTTACCTGTCTTGTGTTTATCATTTTCACTACCTTTTCCATTACTCACTACTTTTCCCACTCTTTTTCTCAGTACTTTTCTCACTCTTTTTCTCAGTACTTTTCTCACTCTTTTTCAATATTTTTATCAGGCCGGCCATATCTATCTGGACCTCATAATATGACCCTAATAATATGACCCTCATAATATGACCCGATCAGACTGTGTGCGGTCTGATGACTATTCGAGGAGTTAATGAGGCACCTGCAAGATGCATGGCGCCTCATCTTCTGGGGTGTAGTTTTTCTTTTTGACTGCCCTCTTCTCTTTTTTAGAACAGGCGGCACCTGAATGTTTTGAAGGGTTTCCAGTTTCTGGTGGCGAGGTGTTTTTTTCAGGTGCCAGTTCCCGTTTGCTCCTTTCTGACTGAAACACCTTTCAGAAAGGTGTTTTATCAGCTGACTGCTCAGGAGGGCGTGAGGCAGTCAACCCATCATAAGCATTTAAAAATAAAAGCATACTTAACTCAAAAAAGGAGATATGTGCTATGAATTTCGCAATGAACCTTTTTTCTGGATATTTTCAGCAATCTATTCTTTAATTAGCCTCTAATCAGCAATTGTACTCTCGATAAAGTATTATTTTTGTAGTACTCAATCATAATCTCAGAAAGGCTTTCTATACAAGCTGTTTTTGAAAAATGAGATATGAGGTTCCTGTATTCTATCACATGCGGTTCTATCGCTAAACTGAGTTACTAAACTGAGAGTTTAAGAATCGTTGGGTATAGATTGATCTGAACTCAACAGGACTGAAGGAAAGTAAATTCAGGTGTCTTTGTCCCCTCAGGTGTCTTTGTCCCATCTTGACCCATGCAAAGTCGTTCTCTATATGGGTCATTTATGAAAAAAATGAAAAAAATTAGAATTTCGGGATAATAAATCCAGAGGGCAGGAGAAATTAAATTCAGGAGACTTTATCTTTTCTCATCCCTCAGGATTATAACATTTCCGCGTCCCCGCTTAAATTTCTCTATCAGCTCTCTTCTTTCGAGGTCTGCAAGCATGAGGCTGACCTTTCCTTCGGAATACTTGAGTTTGCTGCGGAGGTCTTTTTGCGTAATTCTACCTCCTTGGCCCCTGATTATATCCATTATTTCCTGAAGGTCTGCCGGGAGAGGGAGATTCTTTCTGATAACGGGTTTTTCTTTCTCAGGCGGCTTTGACGGCTCGGGTTCAGCCTCAGGCTCATTTTTTTTAACAGAGGTTTCCTTTTCATCTTCAGAGCCCTGCTCTAAAGATGTCGGTTTTATTTCAGGTCTAAACTCCTCGTCTTTTCTATCCAGCTG
This window of the Methanosarcina mazei S-6 genome carries:
- a CDS encoding DUF1638 domain-containing protein produces the protein MPVLSIIACGMLEDELVHVLIRDCEIRQLIVVENNNISGFLRKLRSGGLVPRVISLDRVPMLLETGFSPGFKKISKMLMHFHFFRKMNEKIESGAGIKIDVVINLLRLGLHVDLELLKSEVYKNVREMAKFSDGILIFYGTCGHVLGGLERDFADLECPLFFLKDSSGEIVEDCISAALGGNDAYAGAMLECRGKGTIYLTPMWASSWKMLEKESGNRDLNNRYLKNSRYCLAAKIDSGILYDPYFDRNVEDFALTFGMKIINMSGSSEVAEKSYLAARKAVLRKT
- a CDS encoding sensor histidine kinase, producing MAIDISKKVLIITLLIFTVLTASFTFTHNMQLSNFLELERADTFENVERVQNAVATEQSYLDYIVQDWACWDDTYQFIEDKNPEYIQVDLQNQTLSGINVNVMIFVNNSGKVVYVKSVNTSTAEEAPVPRKLLAMIEDGSLLTEGENDSISGFVLLDEDPMFIACHPILTTKYEGPSRGTLIFGRYFDDALLESFKKVTRSSLLMYRADEEMPQDFQNKIKNFSQNSDNIVVDPLNKKQIAGYFGLKDIKGDIALILRADFPRELYLHGERTLNYMYFFLLLTGLMTGVGVKFVLDKLFISRLVEVDDFVTRVRSEKDLSQRLSLEDNDELYRLSREINGMLNEIYLAEQELKAQAREKKVLLDSLNELAVFVDTELKIIWANKAALEYMNMGLEKAIGVCLKVAPGISGSLVEHLNLEEIFTTGEKKSGEYTAQDGRVWFAQAIPVPDEQGKIIGILQTCRDVTERKEAERLLHEKQIAEIANRTKSEFLANMSHELRTPLNSIIGFSDLLYEKVYGELNEKQARAVGNISRSGKHLLNLINDILDLSKVEAGKMELDYKEFELAGKLNAIKSLLSPIADRKNIEIDIEVDKGLTHIRADEARFVQIMYNLMDNAIKFSHENGLVKVRAERKGDLVEITVKDKGIGIKEEDQCKLFKPFSQVDSFSSKTFQGTGLGLSLVKQIVNLHGGEVWFNSKIGEGSTFAFTVPIDGNNN
- a CDS encoding YkgJ family cysteine cluster protein gives rise to the protein MRFQKIPMNIYEKFHRTFSGSNQNTFNVCNKCGGACEHNKIGTLLPGEKEYMAKKMGMSLSEFKLKYLDVLEMDDGTLIHVLKLGELCPFLNTETELCECRDFKPVICKIYPVVFTVESGKVKFSIDDWCQLSRKKVCRNYFESVIPLLYRLPVPVEWFRHVVSYDDLYFDYDQLRESRKGKSRYAVFTLKELLNFQKEELACHEIETYEPETGRMELYEIKVTSPNIDFCSEIEEPTF
- a CDS encoding sensor histidine kinase, encoding MDISKKLLIVTFSIFALFTVLLITASHSILLESFSDLEEQDTEKNTGKIEQAIAWEIMSIDRTARDWAFWDDTYDFVNTLNPQYIESNLDGNTLYSLDLNLMLFVNKSGALVYPMSVDLINETVVPVPAGIMEGIDSGVLIAHNDTDYIHGVVLLDNGPMLVVCRPILTGPGESPHAGTLIFGKYLDNSYRMFLENRTKTSLELYTLNQEMPPDFQEAFNKIALGEKSPFIILGNERVAGYFALRNTTGEPVAIVRADYPRELYEQGEKTLYYIYIFLLISGIATGAATKFSIDRLLVSRLITIDNFLKKVKRDKDTSKKLEMEGEDEIHRLSKGINDMLFSIRLAEQELRASEYEKKFILDSLEEIVVLRDPEFNVRWANQAALKNRDLLMIENKETALNIPVNDREISPGLQLPGAPIWTDHEFTSPEGKTWLLRLKPICGETGNIIAYLETGVEITERKKYEIELFRAKQDAEVANYAKSEFLANMSHELRTPLNSIIGFSDLLHDKVYGELNARQLKAVGNISGSGKHLLNLINEILDLSKVEAGGFELHYSTFWLADVFAEVRDMLFPFAASKGIKLELEIEKDLPGIYGDRERITQVLSNLMTNAVKFSNENSCVRVKASQNNNFIEVSVSDEGIGIAAEDHDKLFKPFSQIDSSSSRKYQGTGLGLALVKEIVQLHGGAVWFKSEVGKGSTFGFSIPLHV
- a CDS encoding ABC transporter permease, coding for MRNSTYLKMGLNMLVHSKLRSWLTIIGIVIGIGSVVGILSLGNAMEEQVQSRLAEMDLTLISISPGYTKAMSNMPGPGGRGPGATTTDVELTDDDIDALRGLEGIEYIAGQISGSEPVVYAGENATMTITGVDTQVWQYMTSLKTQSGRLLEPSDKYVAVIGSGVASDTYDQKIGINQVITINGKSVRVVGILEEEGQGDRSIYVPMDAAVNLIDDAEKDVFDTITVKAKSEDLVDGLMEDIEDKLMISRHIIREDDRDFSVSASKSMAESVTEMTSSMTLFLGAIAAVSLLVGAVGIANTMFTSVLEKTKEIGTMKAIGAKNRDILMIFLFNSAMVGLVGGILGVILGAFVSTLFPLLGMTMMGGGDSGLYLAPDLMAFGLILAIVIGVISGVVPAYRASKLRPVDALRYE